The Blautia hydrogenotrophica DSM 10507 genome window below encodes:
- a CDS encoding shikimate kinase — MNNIILIGMPGVGKSTLGVVLAKVLGFQFIDADLLIQEQERKKLHQIIKEVGINGFMEIENQVNASIEAERSVIATGGSVVYCRQAMSHLKEIGTVVYLKVSLSTLEKRLGNLKRRGVILKKGQTLKDLYEERVPLYEKYADVVVDEKGRDLEECLQLLLEKLDTEVEG, encoded by the coding sequence ATGAACAATATTATACTAATTGGAATGCCAGGTGTAGGAAAAAGTACACTTGGAGTCGTTCTGGCTAAAGTTCTTGGTTTTCAATTCATAGATGCAGATCTATTGATTCAAGAACAAGAAAGAAAGAAACTTCATCAGATTATCAAAGAGGTCGGAATCAATGGATTTATGGAAATTGAGAATCAAGTTAACGCTTCTATTGAAGCAGAGAGGTCTGTGATCGCCACAGGAGGGAGTGTGGTGTATTGCCGGCAAGCTATGAGTCACCTCAAAGAGATTGGAACGGTTGTTTATCTGAAAGTTTCCCTGAGTACCTTGGAGAAGAGGCTTGGAAATCTAAAAAGGAGAGGCGTTATTCTAAAAAAAGGACAGACATTGAAGGATTTATACGAGGAAAGAGTACCACTTTATGAGAAGTATGCGGATGTTGTTGTGGATGAAAAAGGAAGAGATCTAGAGGAATGTCTACAGTTACTTTTGGAGAAATTAGATACTGAAGTTGAAGGGTAG
- a CDS encoding flavin reductase family protein, whose translation MGKQTWKPGNMLYPLPAVMVTVADSEGKDNIITVAWAGTVCTNPPMVSISVRPERFSYAMLRQTGEFVINLTTEKLAYATDYCGVKSGRDVDKFEKLKLTREKADFVKGPMIAESPVSIECRVAKVEELGSHHLFLAEVVAVHADEEYLDETGKFQWNKTRPLAYSHGEYFGLGKKIGKFGYSVRKRRKKERDKR comes from the coding sequence ATGGGAAAACAGACTTGGAAACCTGGAAATATGCTGTATCCTCTTCCAGCAGTGATGGTTACTGTGGCAGATTCTGAGGGCAAAGATAATATTATAACTGTTGCGTGGGCGGGAACCGTGTGTACAAACCCGCCCATGGTGTCTATTTCTGTGCGCCCTGAGAGATTTTCTTATGCTATGTTAAGGCAGACAGGGGAATTTGTTATAAATTTGACGACAGAAAAGCTTGCCTATGCCACAGATTACTGTGGTGTAAAATCTGGAAGAGATGTAGATAAATTTGAAAAATTAAAATTGACAAGAGAAAAAGCTGATTTTGTTAAGGGTCCTATGATTGCGGAATCTCCCGTATCAATAGAATGCCGTGTAGCAAAAGTGGAAGAGTTAGGTTCACATCATCTTTTTTTGGCTGAAGTGGTGGCAGTTCATGCAGATGAGGAATATCTCGATGAGACGGGAAAATTTCAATGGAATAAGACAAGGCCTTTAGCTTATTCTCATGGAGAGTACTTTGGTTTAGGAAAAAAGATAGGAAAATTTGGCTATAGTGTGCGCAAAAGAAGGAAAAAAGAGAGGGATAAGAGATAA
- a CDS encoding response regulator transcription factor — protein sequence MSKILIVEDEEAIADLERDYLEISGFEVEIAHRGDIGLKRAMEEDFDLIILDLMLPEVDGFDICRQVREIKNTPIIMVSAKKDDIDKIRGLGLGADDYMTKPFSPSELVARVKAHLDRYERLVGSGMPKNDVVEIRGIKIDKTARRVWVNGEETTFTTKEFDLLTFLAENPNRVFTKEELFREIWDMESVGDIATVTVHIKKIREKIEFNTAKPQYIETIWGVGYRFKV from the coding sequence ATGAGTAAGATTTTAATTGTAGAAGATGAAGAAGCGATTGCAGATTTGGAAAGAGATTATCTGGAGATCAGCGGCTTCGAGGTGGAGATTGCTCATCGTGGCGATATTGGACTAAAGAGAGCTATGGAAGAAGATTTTGATTTAATTATCCTAGATCTGATGCTTCCAGAAGTAGATGGGTTTGATATTTGCCGACAGGTGAGAGAGATTAAAAATACGCCGATTATCATGGTATCGGCAAAGAAGGATGATATTGATAAGATAAGAGGACTTGGTCTCGGAGCAGACGACTATATGACGAAGCCTTTTAGTCCCAGCGAATTGGTAGCCAGAGTAAAGGCACATTTGGACCGTTATGAGAGATTGGTGGGTAGCGGAATGCCTAAAAATGATGTGGTTGAGATTCGTGGAATTAAGATAGATAAAACGGCTAGAAGAGTGTGGGTAAATGGTGAGGAGACAACATTTACAACGAAAGAATTTGATTTGCTTACTTTTCTTGCAGAAAATCCGAACCGCGTGTTTACAAAAGAAGAGTTGTTCCGAGAAATCTGGGATATGGAATCAGTGGGGGATATTGCTACTGTGACGGTTCATATCAAAAAAATCCGTGAGAAAATAGAATTTAATACAGCGAAACCTCAGTATATTGAGACGATCTGGGGCGTAGGCTATCGATTTAAAGTGTAA
- a CDS encoding S1 RNA-binding domain-containing protein: MTETMKDYEKELETSFQEIEEGEILTGTVIGITDKEVTLDLKYYTEGVIHVEDFSREPGFHVKDEVHTGDEVSAMVMSKDDGNGNILLSKVEADDVLAWEKLNTLKEEQTVLDVVIKGVVKSGVVAYVEGVRGFIPASKLSLSYVDNLEEYLNKPIQVRVFEVDKEKKRLILSAREILKEKADEERKAKISNVEVGLVTEGIVESLQPYGAFIDLGNGLSGLVHISQISEKRIKSCSQVLAVGDKVKVKVIAIKDGKLSLSMKALADVAAKEIEEEVYELPKAGEATTSLGALFANIKLDQ; encoded by the coding sequence ATGACAGAGACAATGAAAGATTATGAGAAAGAACTAGAAACCTCCTTTCAGGAGATTGAAGAGGGAGAGATTTTAACCGGAACAGTAATCGGGATCACAGACAAAGAGGTTACTCTGGATTTAAAGTATTACACAGAAGGAGTCATCCATGTGGAAGATTTTAGTCGTGAGCCGGGATTCCATGTAAAAGATGAGGTACATACAGGTGATGAGGTATCAGCTATGGTGATGAGTAAAGATGATGGAAATGGAAATATTTTATTGTCAAAGGTCGAAGCAGACGATGTATTGGCATGGGAAAAACTGAACACATTAAAAGAAGAACAGACAGTTTTGGATGTTGTGATAAAAGGTGTCGTTAAGTCTGGAGTTGTAGCTTATGTGGAGGGAGTGAGAGGCTTTATTCCTGCTTCAAAGCTGAGCTTAAGTTATGTGGATAATTTGGAGGAGTATCTGAATAAGCCAATTCAGGTGAGAGTGTTTGAGGTAGATAAAGAAAAGAAACGGCTGATTTTATCCGCCAGAGAAATACTGAAGGAAAAAGCAGACGAGGAGAGAAAAGCTAAAATCTCCAATGTGGAGGTTGGTCTGGTGACAGAGGGGATAGTGGAAAGTCTTCAACCATATGGAGCTTTTATAGATCTGGGAAATGGATTGTCCGGTCTGGTTCACATCTCACAGATCAGCGAAAAGAGAATTAAGAGTTGTTCTCAGGTTCTTGCGGTGGGTGATAAAGTAAAAGTAAAGGTTATCGCGATTAAGGACGGAAAACTGAGTTTGAGTATGAAGGCTTTGGCTGATGTCGCTGCAAAAGAGATTGAAGAAGAGGTTTATGAACTTCCAAAAGCTGGAGAGGCGACTACTTCTTTAGGAGCGCTGTTTGCAAATATCAAGTTAGATCAGTAA
- a CDS encoding DUF1002 domain-containing protein produces MKRKRWLSALIAVIMVMMLPCSVMAAQETKPYLSLGADLNDTEKSAVLELLGVKESELGNYTVINVTNADEHKYLDAYLDKKIIGSRALSSVKVEQTAEGNGIRVTTKNISYCTTEMYQNALATAGIKNADIIVAGPFSISGTAGLVGAIKAYETMTGQKVDSDNVDTATNELVVTSNLGETLEDPEKAAELIAFIKNEVASQNLTDDQISELINQASEEFGVTLSEENKQSILELMKKIDDLDLDVNQLKDQISNLYDKLDSMGIHIDLDSEEVQGFFSKIVEFIKDFLNRLG; encoded by the coding sequence ATGAAAAGAAAAAGATGGTTGTCTGCATTGATAGCGGTAATCATGGTTATGATGCTTCCATGTTCTGTAATGGCAGCACAGGAAACCAAACCGTATCTTTCTTTAGGAGCAGATTTAAATGATACGGAAAAATCAGCAGTTTTGGAACTATTAGGTGTAAAAGAGTCTGAGTTGGGAAACTATACAGTCATTAATGTCACGAATGCAGATGAACACAAGTACTTGGACGCTTATTTGGACAAAAAAATAATCGGAAGCAGGGCACTCTCCTCGGTGAAAGTAGAACAGACTGCTGAGGGAAACGGTATTCGAGTGACTACAAAAAATATATCATATTGTACCACTGAGATGTATCAAAATGCATTGGCTACAGCTGGAATAAAAAATGCGGATATTATAGTTGCAGGTCCTTTCAGTATATCGGGAACAGCAGGGTTAGTCGGAGCGATTAAGGCATATGAGACAATGACTGGACAGAAGGTAGACAGCGACAATGTCGATACAGCGACCAATGAGCTTGTAGTGACTAGTAATTTAGGAGAGACTTTAGAGGACCCGGAGAAAGCTGCGGAATTGATTGCGTTTATCAAGAATGAAGTAGCTTCTCAGAATTTGACGGATGATCAGATCTCAGAGTTGATCAATCAGGCATCAGAAGAATTTGGAGTAACTCTCTCAGAAGAAAATAAACAGAGTATTTTGGAGCTGATGAAAAAGATAGATGATCTTGACCTGGATGTGAATCAGCTGAAAGATCAGATTAGTAATCTATATGATAAATTGGACAGCATGGGAATACATATAGATTTAGACAGTGAAGAAGTACAAGGATTTTTTTCAAAGATTGTGGAATTTATTAAAGACTTTTTAAATCGTTTGGGATAG
- a CDS encoding putative manganese-dependent inorganic diphosphatase has translation MRGQKRVYIIGHKNPDTDSICSAIAYADIKNRTTSGKVKYVARRAGQINEETQYVLNRFGIEAPPYLGNVGTQVKDMDIRTSPDVNKHMPVRNAWNLMRENGIVTLPIKDENGTLEGLITIGDIAQSLMCADNYTLGKARTQYLQIAQTLDARVVAGDEEGYFENGKVLVGALHPDRMKEYIGAGDLVILGNREEDHLKALEEKASCLVICLDSEVSERVLKVARQQKVTIIVTPFDTFTVARTINQSIPLRYLMRTENLVTFHTEDFTDSIQDVMVKNRHRAFPVISKHGKCIGTISRRNFLGMHKKEVILVDHNERSQAVDNIDSAQILEIIDHHKLGNIETMAPVMFRNLPVGCTGTIMYQMYNEARLEITPQIAGLLCAAIISDTLMFRSPTCTIHDKMAAGALALIADIEIESFAKEMFHAGSSLKDKSSEEIFYQDYKKFISGEQTFGVGQISSMEAEELGRIKEKLIPFMKSEYGRNGVSSVYFMLTNILEESTELIFYGENCDNLLEEAFHVKAQNRSVILPGVVSRKKQLIPALMEAMQDIYS, from the coding sequence ATGAGAGGTCAGAAGAGAGTATATATTATTGGGCATAAAAACCCCGATACAGATTCTATTTGTTCTGCGATTGCTTATGCAGATATCAAGAACAGGACCACGTCCGGCAAAGTGAAATATGTAGCCAGAAGAGCAGGGCAAATCAACGAGGAGACACAGTATGTTTTAAATCGTTTTGGAATTGAGGCGCCTCCCTATCTTGGAAATGTGGGAACACAAGTAAAAGATATGGATATTAGGACGAGTCCTGATGTAAATAAACATATGCCTGTGAGAAATGCATGGAATCTGATGAGAGAGAATGGGATTGTGACGCTTCCAATCAAGGATGAAAACGGTACATTGGAAGGGCTTATCACCATTGGGGACATTGCACAGAGTCTTATGTGTGCGGACAATTATACTCTAGGAAAAGCAAGGACACAGTATTTGCAGATTGCACAGACTTTGGATGCAAGGGTCGTTGCTGGGGATGAAGAAGGTTACTTCGAGAATGGAAAGGTCTTGGTGGGAGCTCTCCATCCAGACAGAATGAAGGAGTATATAGGTGCTGGTGATTTGGTCATCTTAGGAAACAGAGAAGAAGATCATCTGAAAGCACTGGAAGAAAAAGCCAGTTGTCTGGTTATTTGTTTGGATTCAGAGGTGAGTGAAAGAGTTCTGAAAGTTGCTAGGCAGCAGAAAGTGACAATTATTGTGACTCCTTTTGATACGTTTACAGTGGCTAGAACCATTAATCAGAGCATCCCTTTGAGGTACTTGATGAGGACTGAGAATCTGGTTACGTTTCATACTGAGGATTTCACAGATAGTATCCAGGACGTGATGGTTAAGAATAGACACCGTGCCTTTCCGGTCATCAGTAAACATGGAAAGTGTATTGGTACGATTTCCAGGAGAAATTTTTTGGGAATGCACAAGAAAGAAGTGATTTTGGTAGACCACAATGAGAGAAGTCAAGCGGTAGATAATATTGATAGTGCTCAGATTTTGGAAATTATTGATCATCACAAGTTAGGAAATATTGAGACAATGGCTCCGGTTATGTTTCGAAATCTGCCGGTGGGATGTACGGGTACGATTATGTACCAGATGTACAATGAAGCGAGATTAGAGATTACTCCTCAGATAGCGGGACTTTTATGTGCAGCTATCATCTCAGATACGTTGATGTTCCGATCACCGACTTGTACGATACATGACAAGATGGCAGCAGGTGCTTTGGCTTTGATCGCAGATATTGAGATTGAAAGTTTCGCAAAAGAGATGTTCCATGCTGGTAGCAGTCTGAAAGATAAATCGTCAGAGGAAATTTTCTATCAGGATTACAAGAAATTTATCTCAGGAGAACAGACTTTTGGGGTTGGACAGATCAGTTCCATGGAAGCGGAAGAGCTTGGAAGAATCAAAGAAAAATTGATTCCATTTATGAAAAGTGAATATGGTCGAAATGGGGTATCCAGTGTGTACTTTATGCTGACCAATATTTTGGAGGAATCTACAGAATTAATATTCTACGGGGAAAACTGCGATAACCTGCTAGAAGAGGCTTTTCATGTGAAGGCCCAAAATAGAAGCGTAATATTGCCAGGTGTTGTCTCCAGAAAGAAACAGTTGATTCCGGCTTTGATGGAAGCAATGCAGGATATTTATTCTTGA
- the metK gene encoding methionine adenosyltransferase gives MEKILFTSESVTEGHPDKMCDQISDAILDALMEQDPMSRVACETCTTTGLVLVMGEITTKAYVDIQKIVRDTVREIGYTRGKFGFDADTCGVITAIDEQSSDIAMGVDKALEAKENQMTDTDLDAIGAGDQGMMFGYASNETEEYMPYAINMAHKLARQLTKVRKDGTLSYLRPDGKTQVTVEYSEDGKPIRLDAVVCSTQHDPDVTQEQIHRDIKKYVFDPIIPEEMIDSETKLFINPTGRFVIGGPHGDSGLTGRKIIVDSYGGYGRHGGGAFSGKDCTKVDRSAAYAARYVAKNIVAAGLADKCEIQLSYAIGVAHPTSISVETFGTGKLESTKLVEIIRENFDLRPAGIIKMLNLRRPIYKQTAAYGHFGRNDLDLPWEKLDKVDILKKYL, from the coding sequence ATGGAAAAAATTTTATTTACTTCTGAATCTGTGACCGAGGGACATCCAGATAAAATGTGCGATCAGATTTCTGACGCAATCTTAGATGCATTGATGGAACAGGACCCTATGAGTCGTGTGGCGTGTGAGACTTGTACCACTACAGGATTAGTACTTGTTATGGGTGAGATCACAACGAAAGCCTATGTAGACATTCAAAAAATAGTCCGTGATACAGTACGAGAAATTGGCTATACCAGAGGGAAATTTGGTTTTGATGCAGATACCTGTGGTGTGATCACTGCCATTGATGAGCAGTCCTCAGACATTGCTATGGGTGTGGATAAAGCTTTAGAGGCAAAAGAAAACCAGATGACAGATACGGATTTGGATGCGATTGGAGCAGGAGATCAAGGGATGATGTTTGGATATGCCTCTAATGAGACAGAAGAATACATGCCTTATGCGATTAATATGGCACATAAGCTTGCGCGTCAGCTGACAAAGGTACGTAAGGATGGTACTCTGTCGTACTTAAGGCCTGATGGTAAGACTCAGGTGACTGTGGAATACAGTGAGGATGGAAAGCCGATTCGTCTGGATGCAGTGGTATGTTCTACCCAACATGACCCTGATGTGACACAGGAACAAATTCACAGGGATATTAAAAAGTATGTATTTGACCCAATCATTCCAGAAGAAATGATTGACAGTGAGACAAAACTGTTTATCAATCCCACGGGCCGTTTTGTAATTGGCGGACCTCATGGAGACAGCGGTTTGACAGGCAGAAAGATTATTGTGGACAGTTACGGTGGATATGGACGTCACGGAGGCGGAGCATTTTCTGGAAAAGACTGCACAAAGGTAGACCGTTCTGCGGCGTATGCAGCTCGGTATGTGGCTAAAAATATTGTTGCAGCTGGACTGGCAGATAAGTGTGAGATTCAGCTCTCTTATGCGATAGGAGTGGCACATCCGACTTCTATCAGCGTGGAGACTTTTGGAACAGGAAAATTAGAGAGCACAAAATTAGTTGAAATTATCCGTGAGAATTTTGACTTGAGACCTGCTGGAATTATCAAAATGTTGAATCTGAGAAGACCGATCTATAAACAGACAGCCGCATATGGCCATTTTGGAAGAAACGATTTAGATCTTCCATGGGAAAAATTGGATAAGGTTGATATTCTTAAAAAGTATTTATAA
- a CDS encoding sensor histidine kinase, whose translation MKLRTKIIVGFLMIILVPLLLFAATLYGLGEYQAQQHVTEEMSEEPTYDISILDSASRTARVQLMTKDLFFSAFMILVITGLSVGSWIYRSVAGPLVKLKKATHNIKAGNLDFVLDVEGTDEFSELCKDFEDMRKRLKESAEERVVLDKENKELISNISHDLKTPMTAIKGYVEGIMDGIADTPEKMERYIRTIYNKTNEMDHLINELTFYSKIDTNRIPYTFSKLNVEDYFNDCAEELSVEMETRNIELVYANYVDNKVQIIADGEQIRRVIHNIISNSIKYMDKKKGIIQIRVKDVGDFIQIEIEDNGKGIAAKDLTNIFDRFYRTDVSRNSSKGGSGIGLSIVKKIMEDHGGKVWATSREGIGTIMYFVLRKYQEVPAE comes from the coding sequence ATGAAACTAAGGACAAAGATTATAGTGGGTTTTCTCATGATTATTCTGGTGCCACTGCTGCTGTTTGCTGCTACTTTGTACGGTTTGGGAGAGTATCAGGCGCAGCAGCACGTGACAGAAGAAATGAGTGAGGAACCCACCTATGATATCAGCATATTAGATAGCGCTTCAAGGACAGCAAGAGTACAGTTAATGACGAAAGATTTATTCTTTTCTGCATTTATGATTTTAGTTATTACTGGCCTTTCTGTAGGATCTTGGATTTATCGGAGTGTCGCAGGACCTTTGGTAAAATTAAAAAAAGCAACTCATAATATCAAAGCAGGAAATTTAGATTTTGTTTTGGATGTAGAGGGAACGGATGAATTCTCGGAACTTTGTAAAGACTTTGAGGACATGAGAAAGAGACTCAAGGAATCTGCAGAGGAGAGAGTTGTGCTGGATAAAGAAAATAAGGAATTAATCAGCAATATTTCTCATGATTTGAAGACACCTATGACGGCAATTAAGGGATATGTGGAAGGTATTATGGATGGCATTGCAGATACCCCTGAAAAAATGGAGAGGTATATCCGGACAATTTACAATAAAACAAATGAAATGGATCATCTTATCAATGAGTTGACTTTCTATTCTAAAATTGATACGAATCGCATTCCCTATACTTTTAGCAAATTAAATGTAGAGGACTATTTCAATGACTGTGCGGAAGAACTGAGTGTGGAGATGGAAACACGCAATATTGAATTGGTCTACGCAAATTATGTTGATAATAAGGTTCAGATTATTGCCGACGGCGAACAGATTAGAAGAGTGATACATAATATTATCAGCAATTCCATTAAATATATGGATAAGAAAAAAGGAATCATCCAGATCAGGGTTAAAGATGTGGGAGATTTTATTCAGATTGAGATTGAGGATAATGGAAAAGGAATAGCTGCCAAAGATTTAACGAATATTTTTGATCGTTTTTATCGTACAGATGTGTCCAGAAATTCTTCAAAAGGTGGAAGCGGAATCGGCTTATCTATTGTGAAGAAGATCATGGAAGATCATGGGGGCAAAGTGTGGGCCACTAGCCGGGAAGGAATAGGGACAATCATGTACTTTGTGTTAAGAAAATACCAGGAGGTGCCAGCAGAATGA
- the rsmA gene encoding 16S rRNA (adenine(1518)-N(6)/adenine(1519)-N(6))-dimethyltransferase RsmA, whose product MTKPYLGDPKNTIEILKKYDFVFQKRFGQNFLIDTHVLDKIIRASDIQKSDFVLEIGPGIGTMTQYLADAAREVVAVEIDKSLIPILKDTLSSYSNVTVINEDVLKVDIRKIAEERNEGKPIKVVANLPYYITTPIIMGLFEKKVPIESITIMVQKEVADRMKVGPGTKDYGALSLAVQYYAEPKMIANVPSNCFMPRPKVGSAVIQLLRHEKPPVEVDDESQMFAMIRASFNQRRKTLVNGLKNSRELNLQKEEIEEALTACGLSLNVRGEMLTLKEFSDLSNFLVRKRNVST is encoded by the coding sequence ATGACCAAGCCTTATTTGGGAGATCCGAAAAATACAATTGAGATATTAAAAAAGTATGATTTTGTCTTTCAAAAAAGGTTTGGTCAAAATTTTTTGATTGATACTCATGTTTTGGACAAGATTATACGGGCATCAGATATTCAGAAAAGTGATTTTGTCTTGGAGATAGGTCCTGGGATAGGAACAATGACTCAGTACTTAGCAGACGCAGCCAGAGAAGTAGTGGCGGTGGAAATTGATAAATCTCTGATTCCGATTTTGAAAGATACTCTGAGTAGTTACAGCAATGTGACTGTCATCAATGAGGATGTTCTCAAAGTAGATATCAGAAAAATTGCAGAAGAACGAAATGAGGGAAAGCCCATAAAAGTTGTCGCGAATCTCCCGTATTACATTACAACTCCGATAATTATGGGATTGTTTGAGAAAAAAGTGCCCATTGAGTCTATCACGATTATGGTGCAGAAGGAAGTAGCTGACCGGATGAAGGTTGGTCCTGGTACGAAGGACTATGGGGCTTTATCCTTGGCAGTACAGTATTATGCGGAACCTAAAATGATTGCAAATGTGCCATCCAACTGTTTTATGCCCAGGCCAAAGGTGGGAAGTGCTGTGATACAATTACTTCGGCATGAGAAGCCTCCTGTAGAAGTGGACGACGAATCTCAGATGTTTGCAATGATCAGAGCATCCTTCAACCAAAGAAGAAAAACCTTGGTAAATGGACTAAAGAATAGCAGAGAGTTGAACTTGCAGAAGGAAGAGATTGAGGAGGCATTGACAGCTTGTGGGCTTTCATTGAATGTGAGAGGAGAAATGCTGACCCTGAAGGAATTCAGCGATCTGAGCAATTTTTTAGTGAGAAAACGTAATGTTTCAACATAG
- a CDS encoding UDP-N-acetylglucosamine 1-carboxyvinyltransferase: MEQYVIKGGNPLVGEVEIAGAKNAALGILSAAIMTDETILIENLPDVRDINVLLEAISGIGAQVERINSSTVKINGSTISDVSVDYEYIKKIRASYYLLGALLGKYKHAEVPLPGGCNIGSRPIDQHLKGFRALGATVEIKHGAIVARAENMHGSHIFLDMVSVGATINIMMAAAMAPGRTIIENAAREPHVVDVANFLNSMGANIKGAGTDIIRIKGVEKLHRTEYAIIPDQIEAGTFMFAAAATKGDVTVKNVIPKHLEATTAKLEEIGCQVEEFDDAVRIVANKRLTRTHVKTLPYPGYPTDMQPQIAVTLALAKGTSIVTESIFENRFKYVDELSRMGANIKVEGNSAIIDGVEGLTGARVSAPDLRAGAALVIAGLAAEGITVVDDIVYIQRGYERFEEKLKSLGAEIERVTTEKEIQKFCLQVG; encoded by the coding sequence ATGGAACAGTATGTAATTAAAGGCGGAAATCCTTTAGTTGGTGAAGTAGAGATTGCCGGAGCTAAAAATGCAGCGTTGGGAATTCTTTCAGCAGCTATTATGACAGACGAGACTATTTTGATTGAGAATCTCCCGGACGTCAGAGATATCAATGTGTTATTGGAAGCTATTTCTGGAATTGGCGCACAGGTGGAGAGAATCAATAGTTCTACAGTAAAAATTAACGGTTCGACGATTTCAGATGTCAGTGTTGACTATGAATACATCAAAAAAATTCGTGCTTCTTATTATTTGTTGGGAGCTCTGCTGGGAAAATATAAACACGCAGAGGTACCTCTTCCGGGAGGCTGCAACATTGGAAGCCGTCCGATTGATCAACATTTAAAAGGTTTTCGTGCTCTAGGTGCGACCGTAGAGATTAAGCATGGAGCGATTGTGGCCAGAGCTGAGAATATGCATGGAAGTCATATCTTTTTGGATATGGTATCAGTGGGAGCTACGATCAATATTATGATGGCAGCAGCTATGGCTCCGGGCAGAACAATTATTGAGAATGCGGCGAGAGAGCCTCATGTCGTGGATGTCGCAAACTTTTTGAACAGTATGGGTGCGAACATCAAAGGTGCGGGTACCGACATTATACGTATTAAGGGTGTAGAAAAACTACATCGTACGGAATACGCAATTATACCAGATCAGATTGAAGCAGGCACTTTCATGTTTGCGGCGGCGGCTACAAAAGGCGATGTGACGGTTAAAAACGTGATTCCAAAACATCTGGAGGCGACGACTGCGAAGTTAGAAGAGATTGGATGTCAAGTGGAAGAATTCGATGACGCGGTTCGCATCGTGGCGAACAAAAGATTGACTCGTACTCACGTGAAGACTCTTCCATATCCGGGATATCCCACAGATATGCAGCCACAGATAGCGGTCACACTAGCTTTGGCCAAGGGTACAAGTATTGTGACAGAAAGTATTTTTGAAAATAGATTCAAATATGTTGACGAGCTGTCCAGAATGGGCGCCAATATAAAAGTGGAGGGCAACAGTGCAATTATTGATGGAGTGGAAGGATTGACTGGTGCCAGAGTCAGCGCTCCGGACTTGCGAGCAGGAGCGGCTCTTGTGATTGCAGGATTGGCAGCAGAGGGCATAACGGTAGTGGATGATATTGTGTATATTCAGAGAGGCTACGAGAGATTTGAGGAGAAGCTGAAGAGTCTTGGGGCGGAAATCGAGAGGGTTACTACAGAAAAAGAAATTCAGAAATTCTGCCTTCAAGTAGGATAA